In the Pedobacter cryoconitis genome, AGAGCTCTTCTTTAGATTGATAATGCAAATACAAGCTTGCGCGTGCAACTTCAGCCTCTTTGATAATCTGATTGATACCAGTAGCATTATAACCTTGAGTATAGAAAAGTCTGGTTGCTGTTTCCAGTATCCTTGTTTTAGGGTCAGCTACTTTTTTTCTCATTTCACAAAACTAAAGCTTATAATTTAAAAAAGACCTGGTAATTATGACAAGCTATAGTTGCCTGAATTATTAAAATGTATTAAAAATGGAATATATATTCCATTTTTAATACATTTGTCATCTCAAATGAGAATTTATATGAATAAAAGAGAGCAAATATTAAATGCCACATTGAAACTAATAGTTCAGAAAGGTATTGAATCAACCCCGATGTCAGAAATAGCTAAAGCAGCAGATACAGGGATGGGCGCTATATATAATTACTTTCCAAATAAAGAATCTTTGGTCAATGAATTATACTTTTATTTGAAAACTAAAGAATCGTCCATAATTGCTGAAGGATATGATAAAAGTCTTTCTGTCAAACAAAGATTTGTTTACTTGTGGAAGAAAATGATTACTTATTTCCTATCTGAACCATTGGATTTTATGTTTTTAGAGCAATTCTATTATTCCCCTGCCATTGATCCAAAAGCCAAACATCATGGAAGCCTGTACCTTAAAGATCTTGATGAAGTTTATCTCGATGGTCAAAAGCAGCAGTTGATGAAAGATGGAGACGTTAAAGAGTGGATAGGTTTTACAAGTGGGTCTCTCGTGTCGCTGGTTAAACTGCATCACAGTAATTATATCGCGCTCAAAGAAGTAACTATTGATAATTATATCCAGGCAGCCTGGGATGCAGTAAAAAATTAAATCTACCAAAATAGGAATGATTGTTCCAAGTTAAGTGAATTGTTAAATGAAAAATAAAATAGCCTACATCGGGTGCCTTAGCCTGATAGGCATGATTACAACGGAGTTCGGTGTAATTGGAATACTTCCTCAGGTAGCCGATTATTATCAGATTAGTATTGATAAAGCAGGCATGTTATTAAGTGCCTATGCAATGGTCGTTGCGCTGGCCGGCCCTTTCATGACGATGTTCGCATCCGGTTATA is a window encoding:
- a CDS encoding TetR/AcrR family transcriptional regulator, whose translation is MNKREQILNATLKLIVQKGIESTPMSEIAKAADTGMGAIYNYFPNKESLVNELYFYLKTKESSIIAEGYDKSLSVKQRFVYLWKKMITYFLSEPLDFMFLEQFYYSPAIDPKAKHHGSLYLKDLDEVYLDGQKQQLMKDGDVKEWIGFTSGSLVSLVKLHHSNYIALKEVTIDNYIQAAWDAVKN